In Sorghum bicolor cultivar BTx623 chromosome 10, Sorghum_bicolor_NCBIv3, whole genome shotgun sequence, one genomic interval encodes:
- the LOC8077343 gene encoding transmembrane emp24 domain-containing protein p24delta3, giving the protein MAASVFPALLLAVAAAAALLLLPAAEAVWLELPPSGTKCVSEEIQPNVVVLADYSIMYESHPSSHPTVAVKVTSPYGNTVHHNENATMGQFAFTTSEAGNYLACFWIDSVEKGSGTSLNLDWKIGIAAKDWDTIAKKEKIEGVELELRKLEAAVESIHHNLLYLKAREAEMRTVSEKTNSRVAWFSILSLGVCVAVSVLQLWHLQGFFRKKKLI; this is encoded by the exons ATGGCGGCGTCGGTCTTTCCGGCgctgctgctcgccgtggcggcggcggcggcgctgctgctCCTACCGGCGGCGGAGGCCGTGTGGCTCGAGCTGCCGCCGTCGGGGACCAAGTGCGTCTCCGAGGAGATCCAGCCCAACGTCGTGGTGCTCGCCGACTACTCGATCATGTACGAGTCCCACCCCAGCTCGCACCCCACCGTCGCCGTCAAG gTTACGTCACCCTATGGAAATACTGTACATCataatgaaaatgctacaatgggtCAGTTTGCTTTCACTACTTCAGAAGCTGGAAACTACCTTGCATGTTTCTGGATAGACAGTGTGGAGAAAGGATCAGGAACATCTCTAAATCTTGATTGGAAGATAGGGATTGCTGCAAAGGATTGGGATACTATTGCTAAGAAAGAAAAAATTGAG GGCGTAGAACTAGAGCTTAGGAAACTTGAAGCTGCAGTTGAATCCATACATCATAACTTGCTGTATCTCAAAGCAAG GGAAGCGGAAATGCGAACAGTGAGCGAGAAAACAAATTCAAGGGTTGCCTGGTTCAGCATCCTGTCACTGGGAGTCTGCGTTGCCGTCTCTGTGCTGCAGTTGTGGCACCTTCAAGGGTTCTTCCGGAAGAAGAAGCTCATTTAA
- the LOC8077344 gene encoding aminoacylase-1, giving the protein MPPPLRCLLLAFVVLLSGFPRLAHPFTALESDQIARFQDYLRIRTAHPSPDYAGAAAFLLPYAASLGLDTTTLHFTPCKTKPLLLLTWRGSDPSLPSVLLNSHIDSVPAEPEHWAHPPFAAHRDAATGRVYARGAQDDKCLPVQYLEAIRGLQAAGFAPARTVHISLVPDEEIGGADGFDKFAQSEEFRALNIGFMLDEGQASPTDVFRVFYADRLVWRLIVKAAGVPGHGSRMFDGAAVDNLMDCVETIAGFRDAQFRMVKSGERGPGEVVSVNPVYMKAGIPSPTGFVMNMQPSEAEVGFDLRLPPTEDIEQIKRRVKEEWAPAHKNLTYQLMQKGPVTDVAGRPIFTATNESNPWWSIFEKAITSAGGKLSKPEILSSTTDSRFVRQLGIPALGFSPMTNTPILLHDHNEFLEDKVFLRGIKVYEHVIRALSSFQG; this is encoded by the exons ATGCCGCCGCCTCTCCGCTGTCTCCTGCTCGCCTTCGTCGTCCTCCTCTCCGGCTTCCCCCGTCTCGCCCACCCCTTCACGGCTCTCGAGTCCGACCAGATCGCCCGCTTCCAGGACTACCTCCGCATCCGAACGGCGCACCCGTCCCCCGACTACGCCGGCGCCGCTGCCTTCCTCCTACCCTACGCCGCCTCGCTCGGTCTCGACACCACCACGCTCCACTTCACCCCGTGCAAGACCAAGCCGCTGCTCCTCCTCACCTGGCGGGGCTCCGACCCGTCCCTCCCCTCCGTGCTCCTCAACTCCCACATCGACTCGGTCCCCGCGGAGCCCGAGCACTGGGCGCACCCGCCGTTCGCCGCGCACCGCGACGCGGCCACGGGCCGCGTCTACGCGCGCGGCGCGCAGGACGACAAGTGCCTCCCCGTCCAGTACCTCGAGGCGATCCGGGGCCTCCAGGCGGCCGGGTTCGCGCCCGCCCGCACCGTCCACATCTCGCTGGTCCCCGACGAGGAGATCGGCGGCGCGGATGGGTTCGACAAGTTCGCCCAGTCGGAGGAGTTCCGCGCCCTCAACATCGGGTTCATGCTCGACGAGGGGCAGGCGTCGCCGACGGATGTGTTCAGGGTCTTTTATGCGGATAGGCTGGTGTGGAGGCTCATCGTGAAGGCGGCGGGGGTGCCGGGGCATGGGTCGAGGatgttcgacggcgccgccgtgGACAATTTGATGGATTGCGTGGAGACCATCGCTGGGTTCAGGGATGCGCAGTTCAGGATGGTGAAGTCCGGGGAGAGGGGTCCCGGCGAGGTGGTCTCGGTGAATCCTGTGTACATGAAGGCCGGCATACCAAGCCCCACG GGTTTTGTGATGAATATGCAACCTTCAGAAGCAGAGGTTGGCTTTGATCTCCGCCTCCCTCCAACTGAAGATATTGAACAGATCAAACGAAGAGTCAAAGAGGAATGGGCACCAGCTCATAAAAACTTGACCTACCAG CTAATGCAGAAAGGTCCAGTAACAGATGTGGCTGGGCGTCCCATATTCACCGCAACAAATGAGTCGAACCCATGGTGGTCCATATTCGAGAAGGCCATCACCTCCGCGGGAGGAAAGCTATCTAAGCCCGAGATCTTATCTTCAACCACAGATTCACGCTTTGTGAGGCAGCTGGGCATTCCTGCCCTCGGGTTTTCTCCGATGACAAATACTCCAATACTACTACATGACCATAACGAG TTTCTGGAAGATAAGGTGTTCCTGAGGGGCATCAAAGTGTACGAACATGTTATTAGAGCACTAAGCTCGTTCCAAGGCTGA